AGTGGCAATTATCTTCAATGGATCAGTTACAGCTAATCCTGTGCGTTTTTTCCCTAAATCCAAAGCAAGTATTCTCCCCATTTTAACCTACGATTACAGTTGAGAAGTTTTCAAAATACTTATTCGCAATTTCCAAAACATCCCTCTCTGTTACAGACCTGATTTCCTCAATTAAATTTCCATAGAAATTAATATCCAAATTTTCGAAAATCAAGGCTTTATGCTTATCCATAACATCAAAAACGGTATTCATGCTATTCAAAATTGAACCATTCATATAGCTTTTCACCAAATCCAGTTCCTCATTCACCGTTCCGGATTCTTTCAGTTTATTTATCTCCTTTCCGATTTCGAAAACCGCCAAATCAAGATTTTCTTTATTTACATCAGCACCTATGTACCATATTCCATCTGCTCCCATCGGAGTCAAAACCGAAGAAATACCATAGGTAAGCCCTTTTTCTTCTCTTATGTTTTTCATCAATCTGCTACCGAAGTATCCGCCCAGAATAGTATTGGTAACCATAAATTTATAAAAATCAGGATGCTTTCGGTTAATCATCCTTTTACCGATTCTTATAGAACATTGTATATTTCCTTCTTTTTCAATTCTATTTTCAAATGCCGGAAATAGTCTTGGTGTTATAACTTCCCGTTTAACATTCTTTACAGTTAAAGATTGCAATTGATCTGAAAGAAAATCAAGATCAGATTCGTCGAAATTGCCGGAGAGGAATACTTCAAAATCAGAATTTTTAATGTTCTCTTCAAAAAAACTAAGCAAATCATTTCTTTCAGTATCTTCAATATCCTGATAATCCATCGATTTTCCAAAAACATGATTACCATATAAACCAGCTCTGAAAACCCTGTTGGATTCAAACGAAGTTTTCTCAAGATTAACTAATAGACTTTGTTTGGTAATGTTTTTTTGAATCTCTAATTCTGTTTCGGGGAAAACCGGGGAATTAATAATTTCAAATAGATTGTTAGTTTGCTTTTTAAAAAAACTCGATAATCCATGAAGTGTAATATTCAGTCGTTCAACATTTTGATTAATTTCCAGAAAACCACCTAGCTTTTCAAACTCTTCAGCAACTTCTTTAGCCGACATGTTGCTAGTCCCAAGATTTAGGGTTTTGGAGGTAAAAAAAGATTGTCCGAATTTTTCTCCAAAATATGACCCGGCAGCAAATATGATTTCCAGCCTGAATACTTGTAATTGATTGTTTTTTATGGAGTGAATTTTTAACCCGTTTGAAAGAGTTGTTGTTAACAACGGGGGTAACTTAATGTTAGAAATAGATGAAAAAAAAGGAGGAATACTTCGATTTAGCATAAATTAAAATAAACCACTATGGACTAAAAGTCCATAGTTTTCTTACAGACTGAAAGTCTGCCTACTCAACTATGAAATTTGTATTGTCATTAGAATCAGGATTTCTATGATGTTCCAAATATTCATTTACCATCTCATCTGTAATATTACCTGTACTCCAACAACCAAATCCTATGGCCCAAAAGTGACGCCCCCAATATCTTTTCTTTAACTCCGGAAATTCCATTTGCAATTTCCTAGATGAACGCCCCTTTAATAACTTTACAAGTGTACTCAAATCTTGCGATGGCCTATATTCTATATGCATATGAATATGATTCTTTGATACAACTCCTTCAAAATCTGTACTCCTTCTGCCTCACAGATTTGTATCAAAATTGTTCGACAACGTATCTTAATATCTCCTTCCAAAACTGAATATCTATACTTTGTTGACCATACAATATGTGCAGTCAATCGGGATACTGTATGTCCGCCGATTCTTTGAAATTCCATAACTTAAAGTTACAAAATTTTTAGAAACTAAAGTGAGATGCAATAAATTGCATAGTTTTAACTTTATTTGTGACCAATAAAAAAAAGCCTTATCGTAAAGATAAGGCTTAATTTCTTGTTGTTCGCAAAAATTATTTTGCAACTGAATCAACAGCAGCAGCAGCTGAATCAACAACAGCAGTAGCAGCTGAATCAACAGTAGCAGCAGCTGAATCAACAACAGCAGCAGCTTCTTCAGTAGCCTCAGTAGCTGAAGTACATGAAGCAAAAGCTACCATACCAGCAACGAACAAAATTCCAAATACTTTTTTCATCTCTATTAGATTGTTTATTGTTATAAGACATTACAAATTTAAGTGCATTTTAAGAATCTAAGCAAATTTTCTTAAAAAATTCTTAAAATTTAATTTAAAATTATTTGATTACTTATATACATTATTTAAAATATACAATTTAAATCGTCAAATTGTCAAAAATTAGCCAAAAACAGTTTAAATTTTTCTTAAAACAGACCTCTGAAAATATTCGGAAAGACACCTAATATGATAGAAAGAAGTGCAGTGGTCAACAAGATTATCTTAGGAAAAGAATTAACTTCAATAATCTCATGGTGATTAGGATTAGGGTCTTTAAAGACAGCTCTAATTGGTTTAAAATAAAAATAAACCGAGATTGCCGACATAATGATTCCGAAAACAAGAAGCCAACTATAACCTCTGCCTGCAGCGTCATTTAAAACGAAGAATTTACTCCAAAAACCTGAAGTTAGCGGAATACCGGAGAGCGAAAGCATGGAAACTATCAATACTGTTGCCAATACAGGTTGCTTTTTCATGAGACCATTAAAAATATCGAAATCCTCTTTGGGTCGTCCATTTTCCAAAACATTCGACGAAATAATCATTAAAACACCAAAAGATCCAACTGTGGCCAAAGCATAACTTAAAGAGTAATAGGCTAAATTTCCATAGCTTAAACCGTTTAAACCCAATAAGCTTAACAACATAAAACCTGCCTGAGAAATACTCGAAAAGGCAAGCATTCTTTTCATATTGCTTTGATATACTGCAGCTATATTGCCTACAAATAAACTTAAGGCAACTACTACTACCAATATTTTTGACCAAAAAGGATACTCTCCAGAAAAAGAACTCATGGTTAATTTAAGCAATGCAAAAATTCCGGCAGTTTTTACAACAGTAGCCATGTAGGCTGTAAATATCGTTGGAGAACCCTGATAAACATCTGCAGTCCAGAAATGAAAAGGAACAGCAGAAATTTTGAATAGCATTCCCACCAGAATAAACGTAATGCCGATATAAAAGAAAATTTTACCTTCGGGTAACCTTCCGGCCACATTTAAGCCACCATCAATATCAAAAGTGCCTGTTGCACCATAATACATGGCTATTCCAAAAAGCAGAATTCCAGTTGCGAATGAACCCATTAAAAAATACTTTAATGCAGCCTCATTGCCTCTTAAATTTCGTTTATCGACCCCCGCCAAGATATATAATCCCACGGAAAGAATTTCCAGGCCAACAAAAAGCATTATAAAATTTTTAAACGCTACCATCAACAATGCCCCTATAACAGTGAATTGAATTAAGGCATAATACTCCGCAGGACTTGAGTGTTCATCTTTAAAAAGCCCGTCACTAATGCTAATAATCAAAAAAGACGAAAATAAAATAATGCTTTGAACCAACAACACAAAGTTGTCAATGGCAATCATATCACCGAAATAAAGGCCTGGCTTGCCCCAATCAAAAAAATTACTCACCAGAGCAACAATGATTGATAGTAATGAAAAAGGTAGCAAAGCTTTTCGATAAGAAGTAAGACCCAAAAACAGTGTCAGAAGACCGGTTATCGATAATGTAATAATTGGATACATATTTATATTTTTCTTTAGAAAAAAACCGGAAATTATTTAATTTGAGTTAAAGTATTTGTAAAAAACTGGCTGATTTCCAATATAGTATTTGGCATAATTCCCATAAAAAATACCAGCACTACCATAGGAATCAACACTATCAGATGTTTATTCTCAATATCTTTTAAGTCATAAAACCCTGGATATTCAAACATAGACTTCTGATAAACTCTCAACATATAAACAGCTCCCAAAATAATACTTAGACCTGCTATTATTCCCAAAACAGGCATAAAGTCAAATACAGATTTCAATAATAAAAATTCACCAACAAACCCATTAGTCAAGGGCAAAGCTATACTTCCCAAAAGAAATATCATAAAAATCACAGCCAATTTCGGTGCATTTTTAGCTAAGCCTCCGAGTCCGCTCAATTCCCGGCTTTGGGTTTTTTCATAAATGATTTTGCTAATGTAAAACAACCCAACAACGTTTATACCATGGGCAAGCATTTGAAAAATCGCTCCTTGAATGCCTGTCGAAGAAAGTGTAAGTACTCCGGAGGCCATTAAGCCCATATGTGCAAAAGAAGAATAAGCTATTACTTTTTTGACTTCATTTTGTTTGATTGCAATTATGGACCCATATATAAGGCCTACCACACCTAAAAATATTGCTATTATTCCAAATTCCTTTACACCTGTGTACCCAAATGGAATCAGAATTCTGATCAAACCATATACCCCCATTTTTGAAAGTAAACCTGATAGCATCATACTTACCGGAGTTGGACTTTCGGTATATACATCAGGTTGCCAGGTGTGAAATGGAAAAATTGGCATTTTTATAGCAAAAGCAAGCAAAAACCCCCAAAACAAAAATGCCTTTAAGCCTTCAGGAAGCAAAGCAACTGTTTCTTTTAGTGCAGAAATATCGGCAGTCTGTCCTCTCATAAACAAAAAGACAAAACCTATTAACATAAATAAACTTCCAAAAACAGTATAAATAAACATTTTGAAAGTAATAGCTGAAGAATTTTTGCCTCCCCAAATATTTGCCATAAAATAAATGGGTATCAATGCCAACTCAAAAAAGAAGTAAAAAACAAAAATATCTTTGGCCATAAATAAGCCCAATAATGCACTCTCAGTAAAGAATATCAGGCCTGAAAACAATGATAGCTTTCCATAATTCATGGTAGAAGTAAAATACAATACTATTGCAGATAAAACCACCGTCAAGCCTGCCATCAGAATTGAAAGGCCATCCAACCCCAAATGAAACCTGATATCAAAATCACTCAACCATTTGTAATCATAACTAAACTGAGATTGAAAGTCAGGATTATTGAAATTGATGAATATATATATGTACAAAAAGATTTGTAAAACTGAGACTATCCCAGAAAACATTTTGGCAGATTTCTGACTTTTCAGGTTAATGACTAATAACCCTCCAATCAATGGTATCAAAAATAAAAATAGCGTTAACATAAAGTTCTTTAATTATTTAAATACGATTTTCATGGACTCTAAAAGCTGAGGCACTAGACCAAGGCTCAATACTAATATAATTCCCAATACCATGAACAGTACATAGATTCCTGTAGTACCTACCTGAATAGCCCTTATTTTTTCACTTGCAGAAAGTATACTTTTCCCAATATTATTAACTATCCCATCAATAACTTTTATTTCAAATACATTCCCTAAAAATGATGAGCTTTTTTCAATTGGCTTTACAATTAACTTATTGTAAATCTGATCAATATAGTATTTATTATACACAAGTTTTTTAATCCCAGAAATTTCGGCGTCTGGTTCGGGTACTTTACTATTTTTCACAAAAATAAAATATGCTGAAACCAAGCCCGCAAAGGCTACCGCAACAGAAATTGCAATGAGTGTCCATTCCATTTCATGAGAAATCGTCACTAATCCAAATTCCGGATTTATAACTTTACTTCCTTCAAATATTGGT
The sequence above is a segment of the Cytophagaceae bacterium genome. Coding sequences within it:
- a CDS encoding NADH-quinone oxidoreductase subunit N encodes the protein MYPIITLSITGLLTLFLGLTSYRKALLPFSLLSIIVALVSNFFDWGKPGLYFGDMIAIDNFVLLVQSIILFSSFLIISISDGLFKDEHSSPAEYYALIQFTVIGALLMVAFKNFIMLFVGLEILSVGLYILAGVDKRNLRGNEAALKYFLMGSFATGILLFGIAMYYGATGTFDIDGGLNVAGRLPEGKIFFYIGITFILVGMLFKISAVPFHFWTADVYQGSPTIFTAYMATVVKTAGIFALLKLTMSSFSGEYPFWSKILVVVVALSLFVGNIAAVYQSNMKRMLAFSSISQAGFMLLSLLGLNGLSYGNLAYYSLSYALATVGSFGVLMIISSNVLENGRPKEDFDIFNGLMKKQPVLATVLIVSMLSLSGIPLTSGFWSKFFVLNDAAGRGYSWLLVFGIIMSAISVYFYFKPIRAVFKDPNPNHHEIIEVNSFPKIILLTTALLSIILGVFPNIFRGLF
- a CDS encoding insulinase family protein, which encodes MLTTTLSNGLKIHSIKNNQLQVFRLEIIFAAGSYFGEKFGQSFFTSKTLNLGTSNMSAKEVAEEFEKLGGFLEINQNVERLNITLHGLSSFFKKQTNNLFEIINSPVFPETELEIQKNITKQSLLVNLEKTSFESNRVFRAGLYGNHVFGKSMDYQDIEDTERNDLLSFFEENIKNSDFEVFLSGNFDESDLDFLSDQLQSLTVKNVKREVITPRLFPAFENRIEKEGNIQCSIRIGKRMINRKHPDFYKFMVTNTILGGYFGSRLMKNIREEKGLTYGISSVLTPMGADGIWYIGADVNKENLDLAVFEIGKEINKLKESGTVNEELDLVKSYMNGSILNSMNTVFDVMDKHKALIFENLDINFYGNLIEEIRSVTERDVLEIANKYFENFSTVIVG
- a CDS encoding NADH-quinone oxidoreductase subunit M, whose product is MLTLFLFLIPLIGGLLVINLKSQKSAKMFSGIVSVLQIFLYIYIFINFNNPDFQSQFSYDYKWLSDFDIRFHLGLDGLSILMAGLTVVLSAIVLYFTSTMNYGKLSLFSGLIFFTESALLGLFMAKDIFVFYFFFELALIPIYFMANIWGGKNSSAITFKMFIYTVFGSLFMLIGFVFLFMRGQTADISALKETVALLPEGLKAFLFWGFLLAFAIKMPIFPFHTWQPDVYTESPTPVSMMLSGLLSKMGVYGLIRILIPFGYTGVKEFGIIAIFLGVVGLIYGSIIAIKQNEVKKVIAYSSFAHMGLMASGVLTLSSTGIQGAIFQMLAHGINVVGLFYISKIIYEKTQSRELSGLGGLAKNAPKLAVIFMIFLLGSIALPLTNGFVGEFLLLKSVFDFMPVLGIIAGLSIILGAVYMLRVYQKSMFEYPGFYDLKDIENKHLIVLIPMVVLVFFMGIMPNTILEISQFFTNTLTQIK